One Scylla paramamosain isolate STU-SP2022 chromosome 6, ASM3559412v1, whole genome shotgun sequence DNA segment encodes these proteins:
- the LOC135101286 gene encoding trypsin-1-like has protein sequence MKTLVLCLLVAGALGAPSRKPTFRRGLNRIVGGEDTHHGEIQYQLSLQDTSYSEPWHFCGGTLYNEHWGITACHCLQYDVDNPGIVQAVAGEYTLEANDGSEQAARLDEIILHPYFDTSLLVNDVALIHFQQTMVYDDYVNPIALQQEKELVGVDCTVTGWGALSEGGSAATVLQKVHVPTMSDEQCRISYYIIEDSMICAGYPEGGKDACQGDSGGPMVCNGYLTGIVSWSYGCARPNYPGVYTEVAYFVDWIVDNAV, from the exons ATGAAGACCCTCGTGCTGTGCCTGCTTGTTGCCGGGGCCTTAG GCGCCCCATCCCGCAAGCCAACCTTCCGTCGGGGACTGAACAGGATTGTTGGTGGTGAGGACACACATCACGGCGAGATCCAGTACCAACTTAGCCTACAAGACACATCGTACAGCGAGCCATGGCACTTCTGCGGTGGTACCCTGTACAATGAGCACTGGGGCATCACTGCTTGTCACTGTCTGCAGTATGATGTGGATAATCCAGGAATTGTCCAG GCTGTGGCTGGTGAATACACTCTTGAGGCAAATGACGGTTCCGAGCAGGCAGCAAGACTGGATGAGATCATCCTCCATCCCTACTTTGATACTTCGTTACTCGTTAACGACGTCGCACTCATTCACTTTCAGCAAACAATGGTTTATGACGATTACGTTAATCCCATCGCTCTTCAACAAGAAAAAGAGCTTGTAGGCGTCGACTGCACCGTCACGGGATGGGGAGCTTTgtcagagggagggagtgcCGCCACAGTTCTGCAGAAGGTTCATGTTCCTACTATGTCCGATGAGCAATGTAGAATATCTTACTACATTATTGAAGATTCCATGATCTGTGCTGGATATcccgagggaggaaaggacgccTGCCAGGGTGACTCTGGTGGACCTATGGTGTGCAATGGATACCTTACTGGCATCGTGTCCTGGAGCTACGGCTGTGCGCGCCCCAACTACCCGGGGGTCTACACAGAGGTGGCCTACTTTGTTGATTGGATTGTTGACAATGCTGTATAA